One window from the genome of Dermacentor silvarum isolate Dsil-2018 chromosome 7, BIME_Dsil_1.4, whole genome shotgun sequence encodes:
- the LOC119458395 gene encoding DNA-directed RNA polymerase II subunit RPB4: MAGVPAAAAPVLDQVEEDASELQFPKEFENAETLLISEVHMLLEHRKQQNESAEEEQELSEVFMKTLGYCQRFSRFKNRETITAVRQLLAQKKLHRFELAQLANLCPDNPEEARALVPSLEGRFEDDQLRQILDDIQTQRSFQY, from the exons ATGGCTGGTGTTCCGGCGGCCGCGGCACCCGTGCTGGACCAGGTGGAAGAGGACGCGTCGGAGCTGCAGTTCCCGAAGGAGTTCGAGAACGCCGAAACGCTCCTGATCAGCGAAGTCCACATGCTGCTCGAACACCGCAAGCAGCAGAACGAGAGCGCCGAGGAAGAACAGGAACTATCTGAG GTGTTCATGAAGACGCTGGGCTACTGCCAGCGGTTCAGTCGGTTCAAGAACCGGGAGACCATCACGGCCGTGCGGCAGTTGCTGGCCCAGAAGAAGCTGCACCGCTTCGAGCTGGCTCAGCTGGCCAACCTGTGTCCCGACAACCCAGAGGAGGCACGCGCCCTCGTGCCCAGCCTCGAAGGGCGCTTCGAGGACGACCAGCTGCGGCAGATACTGGACGACATCCAGACACAGCGCAGCTTCCAGTACTGA